GAATTTTCTCTTTGAAGTCTGCAATTTGAGGCCGTGTCCACATGGATGGTGCTGCTATCACTGGAACAGATTCTAAAAAGACAGCAGGACAAGAAAAGTGCAGGAGCTAAGTGATTTACAAACAGACACACCACTGTTGTGGGTTGGGGGTGAAGGGACTagaaaaatcccacaacaacaaAGGAAGTCTTCCTTCTAAAACATTCCTTGCAGACAACATGAGAACCAGAGGGacagtattttctttctgccAGCATTTCTTCATCCCCACAAAGTTAGTTATGAAAAAGGGCAAAATGTCCAGAATGTTATCTCCTACCTTGCAGTCTTTGGATAATTTGGATGTAACAACATCAATTTTTCCAACAATGCCCCCCTTTCAATCTGTTTACAAAAGATTTCTATCCTAATGAAGGATGTTGAGCTCTGAAAGTCTAAACAGCTAACAAATGATAAATATGCTAGAGAGCATATTTTGTGGACTCCACTTGGCTAGAGGAAGCTAGGTGCCAACCATGACAAAGACAACTGCTAAGGGGGACACAATCAGAAGTAACATAAGCAGATTTCTGTGCCAcacatttcctggatttttaaaaaataaaaagagttcAAGAAATTTTACTCATACCTTTTGGTCCATTCTCTAATGCTTCTTCTAAAGCATCTGTTTCCAGGTCCTTTTCAGGGCTGTCTGTATGAGAACTAGTTTGCCCATTTATTGATGGGATTTCCCCTGTAGCAGCTGGGTTTCCCTTTGACACAGAAGAAGCTGAAGCTCCTGCTGTGGCTGCAGCTTCCTGTTGTTTCTGTAAAGCTgcctacaaattaaaaaaaacattatgggCAATGAAAGATGTGGGCTCTATTGTCAGGGAGGTACAGAGTTCTATGTATGGGTAATATCATGGAACCCTTTGCCAAACAACTGAATGAAGAGGTAAAGATTAAGTCAGTCAGCTTTAAGAGGGGTGGGAACCTAGCACAATTACCCTGTACATCACTGAAGACTTAAGCAAAGGACTGGATTTGTACTTTGGGTCTGAACATGGAGGAAGGTAAAGTTTCACATGTAAATATTCATTCAATTAGTTAGGATGCGCATTACATTATTATTCCGTCTGTTGAATCCTAAATTGCTCCTAAGTCAGTTACTTTTCAATCTATCTTCTGCGCAAATGTTTACTTCCAACTGAAACCAATAAACAGGTTCCCACCCTTTTGCTTAGAGGCATTATGACCCACTCTGGTTAGTAAGCTCAAAAAGTCATGTTGAAGCAGAAATTTGATTTGACATTAGAATGTACGCACCTGTCCCTTCATTAATTGCAATACAGAACAGGAATCTCACAGATATGAGAACTGGCAAACATTGAACATTCTAAAAACGTCATTCCTAACACAGTGACTATACCTGTTGCTGTGCTAGTTGGACTTGATAAAGTTGCTGCATGTACTGTTGGTAGTGCTGTTCCTGGAGCTGACGAATtaagagctgctgctgctcataGTTGCCTGGATACTGCTGGGCTGCATACTGTTGGAACTGAACAGCAGTCTGAGAGTTCAATGCTGCCATTATCTGTTGTCTAGATTAGGAACAAATTGCCCTAATAAACAATTCTGTAGGCATCTGAGGAGTAATATTTAAATCTGTGTAGCAAATTAAATATTCTTATGGAAAACAAACTCCCTGCAATAACAAAGACACAATGTATACAGTGTATTTCTGAAATACAACCAGCTAAGCAGACATGAAGAAGTTCAAATTAAAGAATAAAAGTTTGGATGAAACTTTTACAAGTCCTTGTGGTACAATGTACAATCAGAGTTCACACAGGCAgaatgagcctcatggcgcagtagttaaactgctgtactgcagccaaaactgtgctcacgacccggggttcaatcccaagtagccggctcaaggttgactcagccttctatctttccgaggtcggtaaaatgaatacccagcttgctgggggggggggcaatgtgtagtctgcataattaacttgtaaactgcccagatagtgcttgaagcactatggggcagtatataagcagcaagctttgctttgctttgcttctaaaaCCATGCAAATTGCTGCACTGGCCAGCTGTGTATTTCATAAGCTCTACTTACTACGCCCACTATGGCCCTACCTGCAACAATCCCACTTGGCCTTGGGTACCCATGTATACAGAAGCTCCAAAACAGACTCCTGCAATGCTATCTGTATGAAACTCTTTCTGAACAACATATGGAACTTACTGTGAGGTGAAAATGTGATAAACCAAATGGTGGTGGATGGCAAAATATTTAAACACACAATTTTGCCTCACTATGTTTCTGGATTCAATTCTAACTTTTGACATCTGAAATTGACTCACACTCATAATCATCTCTAGCCATCTAATCCAGCCTATAAACTAAAATCTTTTTGAATATCCTTCTTGTGTCCTCCTGTTAATttaggtaatggttccccttgacatttagtccagttgtgtccgactctagggtgcagtgctcatccccgtttccaagccatagaaccagcatttgtccgaagacagtttccatggtcacgtggccagcgtgactagacacagaatgccgttaccttcccaccgaggtggtacctatttatctacttgcatttacatgctttcaaactgctaggttggcaggagctgggacaagtgacgggagctcactccatcgtgtggattcgatcttatgattgctggtcttctgacctcgcagcacagaggcttctgcagtttaacccgcagagccaccacatccctgttaaTTTAGGTCAATATAAATGAAAAACAATGGACTTGATGGTGCTGCAAGCACCGGAACTTCCAATGGATTTGCACCTAATCCATTCAAGTTGCCAACATTTAAACAAGTCTTACAGACTTCCTCTTTCAAAACAGTCTCAGATACAACATAATTAACAGCTTACATGTCTAGAGATACTCCTTCATGTGctgtttgtatttgttttatgTATAGTACTTccactgttgttatgtgctatcaagtcattttTAACTTGATGGCACCTTTACAGTTTTTGAGATGTAAGGAGTGGCTGACCATTGTCACCTGCTTGTCAGTCTTCATGGCCATGCATGGATTAGAaatcaggtctcctgagtcctagtgcaACACTCTATCTAGTATACCATACTGGCTCTCACTTCCACTGTAGCTCATCTCAATTGTTTTATATGCCGTTTTCTAAGGACAGAGTTCtaaaaaataacaacatatttttaaacacaTACTTTGGAATAAATTTCATTGCATGGCATAGAAAAGGCATCACTTCATCAGGTGTGGCCTATCCCAGGctctgggattctgcagcttgaGGAAGCCACACAATGGCAGGACACATGCTATCAGCTACAGGTGACCTCAACTGGCCCGATTTGCAAAAGGCACAATGGGGATCTGAACTCCTCGCCCCAAACTCTACTGCCAGATGTTCCCATTCACTAAGGTATACTATGAGAATAAAAGAGAGAACCCAGGCACAGAAGCTCTTTCTGAGGAAATTCGTGTACACATATGTTACGTTAAAGTACTGATGACTCCTTACTTCTGCTGTTCCATTCGGAATCTTTCTTCTTCTATCCGCcgcctttcttcttcctctcgcctctgcctttcttcctcttcttgcctacgcttttcttcctccttttgcaAGCGCTCTCGTTCTTCCTCTTCACGACGCCTACGttcctcttcttctctcctgTAATAGCCATGTTTATTAAACAATCATTATTCTACAATTTTATGCAGCCactatatataaaaatgaaagtgTCAAAACATGTGATTACCTAGGTTTCTACAGATTTGGCAATACCAAGAATACAATTAATAAAATAGAAATTATCACATAAGATTATTTGTGGTGGTATACTATGACTGCAATACTTACTCCTACAATCCTAGGAGTAAGCCCTACCAAATTCGATAGGACTTAACTTTTGAGTAGACTTGAACAAGACTGAGATGTAAGAGTGAAACGGAGTGATGAAAAAGAGATTTTAGAGAGACTCAACAATGTACAGAATAATTAAGTGTTTAGACTTTTTTCATACTTTAAACTAAATGTGAAGAAGTTGTAAAAGTCCAGGTGTCAATTTTCCATCCCTAGAAGTCACTGCAGGCCACCCCGTTGCAAAAATGTTATTAAAAGTTGAAAGCCAGATGTTTACTTTCAGGTTCATGGATACAGGGAGAGTTAGGAGgagtgaaagaaaaatcaaacaaagaGTGATCCCTGTCCTCATTTTTGCTGATGGGGTTCTTCAGACTGACAAGAAGATTCAGAAGTCTGTCTGACACAAAATAAAGCATTACTTAAAGAACAGAATGCTAACTGAAGCACATCAGCTCTGTATAAGTAGGAAATGTAACTAATAGGAAACAGACAGGGACACAGTCCAATTTTTCAACAGACACATAAATTTTGTAACAAATATTAGATTACATGCCTGTATCTTCCTAGGCTGAAGACATTCTGTTTTAAATCATGTTAGCCTGATAAAATTCTTGTTCTACAGTGACAGATTAAAACATAACTAATATGTTTCAAGTTTTTCTGAAATACTAAGATTTTCAAGACTAGCAGGCATCTTTCTAAAGCTAGGAAAAAACTTCACTATAGCTAAAAGATTCATATCCAGGTTGTAAAAAAGCACTTAAAATTATTTAACAATGAAGCGACAGATAAACTAGCCAGCTGGGATACTGAACACTCTatggcagtgatccccaaccttgggcctccagatgttcttggactacaactcccagaagccttcaccaccacctctactggccaggttttcttggagatgaagtcgaagaacatctggagggccaaggttgggggccactgctgtaTGGAACTATTGTGCAACTCCAAAGAGGCCCAAGAAAAAAGCTTACcttttcttctcctgctcttcTCTTTCTATTTTATGAGAAGTAACATATGTTGAGAAGAGATGACAACACCTATTTAAGAGCTTTACAAACTCTGTCATGGCATCTTGCTTTGTCATGTTTCCAAGGGCAGCCCATTCTTTcctgcaaggagaaaagagaagcaaaatgtCATTTTCTCTACCATCTTATAAAGACAGAATGTAAACATTATTTTATCAAGTAGGGGATGACATGATGGTGGAGGGTCCATAATTTCAAGACCAAGTATTCTCTACATAATCTGAGCATAGAAAAGAGAACTCAAAATAAAGGATGCACAAAACATTTGTTCACCTATCTTATTTGCAAGATATTACTAAACCACTGGTACATCAACTTACAGACCAATCTTAAAATACATCAAACAATTTAACTGACAAACAGCTTATTATAGGTGATAATTTTTTACCTTCTATCATTTCCCAGCACATCAAAGAATCCAACTTCTGGACAAGTGTCTGGATTATAAGGTCCCAACAGAACCTGCTTATGCAGTGCAACAAGTCTTAGCTTTTCTTCGTAAGAGGGGTGAAATGCTTTGCCGTCTTTTTCTGAAGAAgacaaatgaaacaaagaaatgcTTAAAGATTACAATCAAAATCACAGCACTGGAATGTACCAATTGTCATCTGTTCAACAGTCAAATGAATTAGGATGGAATGTCATCCCCTCATGTATCAGGACCATTTTCTACATGGGCAACAGTGATAACTGA
The Pogona vitticeps strain Pit_001003342236 chromosome 1, PviZW2.1, whole genome shotgun sequence genome window above contains:
- the ACBD3 gene encoding Golgi resident protein GCP60, giving the protein MAAAAALSSERLEVSIDGLTLSPDSEDARVGQAEPRPRSAPAGRGSRAGATPQPGQQVAEEEEEAGDEADEDGEGEGGGAGGDDGALSLSRRWGFGLEELYGLALRFFKEKDGKAFHPSYEEKLRLVALHKQVLLGPYNPDTCPEVGFFDVLGNDRRKEWAALGNMTKQDAMTEFVKLLNRCCHLFSTYVTSHKIEREEQEKKRREEEERRRREEEERERLQKEEEKRRQEEEERQRREEEERRRIEEERFRMEQQKQQIMAALNSQTAVQFQQYAAQQYPGNYEQQQLLIRQLQEQHYQQYMQQLYQVQLAQQQAALQKQQEAAATAGASASSVSKGNPAATGEIPSINGQTSSHTDSPEKDLETDALEEALENGPKESVPVIAAPSMWTRPQIADFKEKIRQDADSVITVGRGEVVTVRVPTHEEGSYLFWEFATDNYDIGFGVYFEWTDSPNTAVSVHVSESSEDEDEDEENASTEEKAKKNANKRQLDEIVPVYRRDCHEEVYAGSHQYPGRGVYLLKFDNSYSLWRSKTVYYRVYYTR